The genomic interval CCTTTTTTTTGTCCCACAGATGCATCAGCGATGTAACAAAGGCGATAAAAAAACCAAAGTACATGGTGATGGCGCTAGAAACATGAATGTAGAAAATTTTTTGAACAAACCCTTGGCTTTGCTCTAATGGCGTAAACATAAAAACAAAAATCAAACTCAATAAAAGAGCCCCTAAGGATAACAGCTTTAATTTCATTATTCCTCCAAACTTATTTCTGATGTTATATAGCCAATGGACAATGCAATCAAGATCATCCCTAAACACGTGATCAATTCTTGCTCAATATTGCTTGACATGGCCTTAACAACAACACTGTACAAAAATAAAATAACCGGCGCACAGCAGGGAAATAATAATAAAGGTAATGCTATATTTTTGTTTGGGAGTTGCGCCAATAAACCGGTTACAACCTGACTGATAACACTTAATAATATGATTCCCAGTCCATAAAGCATGTAAATTTGAAATGAAAAACCTATCCCTTGTAAAACCAGTAAAACAAAAAGAACAAACAGAGGTATACTTAAAAGCAAAAGATGAACGATAATTTTTACCCAGAACAAGGCGTATCTTAAGGGTGTGAATAAAACCAAACCTTTTTCAAATCCATTTTTTCTGTATCGGTCACTGATTGAGACAGCAACAAAAATCATTAAATAGAGAATAATAAACCAGAGCATGGCATGCAGGTTTTTTTCTATCAACTTGGTTTGATCAAAGCCCATTTGCAAAACAAAATAAGAACACAAAACCACAACCGTATGGCTAACACTATTAACTTTGTGTCTCATCTCACACTGCAAGTAGGTTTTAAGTAAAGGCAACATAGGTTAATCTAAACTCCATACTTGCTCAAAAAAATCATGCGCCAATACTTGCATATGCGTACAAAGGAGTAAGGTTTTTTTATGCTTCTGATCTACAATCCACTGTAAAAGTTGGTCTTGAGCGCCCTGATCCAAACCATCAAACGGTTCATCTAAAAATACAGTTTGTGGATCAAACAACAAAGCTCTACACAAAGCTGCTTTTTGCAATTCACCTTTTGAAAAAGTCCCTAAGCTTTGGCTGAGCTTGTGCTTTAAGATAAACTTCTCTAATAAATGTTGAACATGCGCATCATCCTGAAAATCTGAGTGATACAATTTTAAATTTTCTTCTAAAGTCATGTCCAGACATAAAAACTGCGAACCTAAACACAGCCCAAGTTTTTTTTGAAAGGTACTTTTATCAATGTTAGAGCCGTTTAAATAATAACGAAGCTCACCACCATCCAAACTTTTAATACCTGCCAAAACTTTGATTAGCGTTGTTTTTCCTGAACCATTGTTCCCTTGCAATAAAACACTTTGTTTATCCTGCAAGTCAAAGTTTTTTTTCTTGATTAAGTAGTGATCATTAAAAACAATAGAAATATTTCTAGCTTCAACCTTCATGTTTCTGTTTTTCCAAACATAACAGGTACTCAATTAAACTATTTTTTTGTCTAAGATAAAATGCCTTACTGACTGTTCCCTGCTTAAATTTATTTTCTAGCCCCAGTAGTGTTTGATAAATCTTTTCTTTTTTCTCATCCTGACCAATGTATGTTTTTTTATCATAAACCACTAAAGCCGCAAACAAGAGCAGTGCCAGTAAAGCTCCATAAACAATAATTTTTAATGTAAATACTGCCGTTGTGGGTAAAGCCTTGAATTCAAAACTGATTGGCGTATTGGCTGGTATGGGGCCGCCCTTGTATAATTGTTGCATTTTACCAAACATTTGCATATCAGCCTGTTTTTTTAGAGGCGCCGCCGAAAACTTAACGCTTGGACGATCTATAAAAACATTGATGTTTTTTCGATCAACTGCCATTTGATTGCTGTAGTTTTTTTGTCTGTTTTTTATAGGCACCAAATAAGAGAACTTCAATGTTTTGACATTACCCTCTCCAGGAAATAAATCTTCTTTAAAACTTAAGCTTTCTTGCTCCTCATTCAGTTCAAATGTGGAAGTATAAATCCCACTGATAAAACGTAAATCATAGGCACCTGACATAAGCTTATATACGATAGCCTGTGAAAGATTATTTGGATCTAAGTGATAGGTTTTTTCACCTGTATTGACCAAACGCACTTGCTGAACAACCTTCATCACGTCGTTGTCACCTATACTAAAAAAGAAGGTTTCACTGCTTTGTATTGCACTTAAACTAGATGTGCTTGCATACACTTGCAATGGATCCAATTGAAGGGTTTCTTGATTTGGATTGAACTTCAATGATTCACCAACATAAGGCACACCTTGAAAAAGGGTGTAGTATAAATAGCTGTATTCTTCTCCAGACTCTAAGTTGTTAAAAGAAAACTGTCCTTGAGTATTGCACTTGGTTTCTGCGGCTGCTATTTCTTTGTTGTTTTTATAAATACTTAAACGAACCACTTGCTCACTTAAATCAACTGTGCTCTGATCTACGGATTCATCCAAAACAACAGAACCCTCAATGCTGGCAGCATTGGCAAAGCTACTGAAAAAATTAAGGGCTACAGGCACGATGAGCAGCAATAGATATTTATGCATTCTATTAAATTTTTGCATTGCTAAGCTTTTCCTCTATTTTTTTTAGATACCGTTCTCTGTTTTGCTCTTCTAACTCTAAAGCTTTCATAGCGTTGACGGCTTGGGCTTCATACTTATCTCTTAAATTTTTATAGTCTTCTTTGGATAACTTGCCGGTTTCATAATCAAAATCTAACTCTTTAATGATCATGATAATGTTGGCTTTTTTTTGTTTTAACTGTTTACGTTCATCTACAACATAGTCCAAATAAATTAAATCCAGTGCTTCTTTCTGAAACAAGGGATAAACCAATAAGGTCAT from bacterium carries:
- a CDS encoding ATP-binding cassette domain-containing protein, with product MKVEARNISIVFNDHYLIKKKNFDLQDKQSVLLQGNNGSGKTTLIKVLAGIKSLDGGELRYYLNGSNIDKSTFQKKLGLCLGSQFLCLDMTLEENLKLYHSDFQDDAHVQHLLEKFILKHKLSQSLGTFSKGELQKAALCRALLFDPQTVFLDEPFDGLDQGAQDQLLQWIVDQKHKKTLLLCTHMQVLAHDFFEQVWSLD